CTCCTTGCCTAATTTGCAAAGAAACATCTTGTACGATTGCTTTTTCGCTAAATGACTTGCTTAAGTTTTCCATAACCACAACTTCTTGTCCACTTCGACCAGCTTCATCGAATTGTAATTGCATTTGTTTTTGCGTTAACACTGGACGCTTTACTTTTTCCATCCGTTCTAATGCGCGTTCCATGTTTTTCGCCCTTCGGAACATGGCATCATTTGGCGGATTGGCTTGCATTGCCCACTGGCGCAATCGTTTGATGGCTTGCTGCATCTTTTTGATTTTCTTTTGTTGGTCTTTGTAATCTTGGAATTCCCGCAATAGCCGTTCTTCTCGTTCTTTCAAATATCCAGAAAAATTCGTATGATAAACTATTAATTCGCGGTTCTCAAGCTCCACCATTTTCCCGACTACTTCATCTAAAAAGTAGCGATCATGAGATACAACTAATACGGTTCCCGAATAATGTTGTAAAAACGCGGTCAACCATTCTACCGCCATCAAATCCAAGTGGTTCGTCGGTTCATCTAAGAGTAATAAATCTGTTTTCTGTAATAATAAATGCGCTAATGCAGCCTTCGTCTTCTCACCACCACTTAAGTCTCCCCATCGTTGCGACAGTAGCAAGCCAATACCAAGCCCATTCACCACTTTATTCAAATTGGCATCCATCTCATAGCCGCCAAGCTCGCCAAATAAAGCCATTTTATCTCCGTAGCGGTTCATTAATTTTTCGCTTGAATTTGTTGCCATTTCCCCTTCTAACGCTCGTAATTCTTTTTCCAGATCCTCTAACTCGCCAAAACTAGTTCGTAAATATTGTTCTACTATTATATTAGGATCCACCGTCGACAATTGTTCTAAAAGTCCAATTTTCGCGCCCTTTTTGCTCGTCACAATCCCGCTATCAACGCCCTCAGTTCCTTTTAAAATCTTCAAAATAGTACTTTTCCCTTCGCCATTACGACCAATTAAACCTACGCGTTCACCTTCTTCTAATTGAAGAGATACTTTCTCTAAAATAATATCTCCGGTAAAACTTTTAACTACATCATTCATTGCTACTATTGTCATTTTATCCTCCATTTATCCAAGGAAGCATGGCAAAATGTTTCACGTGAAACATTTTTAGACAACAAAAAAAGCGTCAGACAAGCGCCCGACGCCAATTATAAGTATAATACTAATTTAGCACTATACAAACCGATTGCGTGACTCCATGCTTCTCTCATTTTTTCTAGTTATACAGTTTTTTGGGCAGACTTCGCCAATGTAACTGCAATACCGGAAAAAATTGCACGGACAATATACAAAAATTTAGCTATACTAGTTCGCGCATTCGAAAGAAACATGTCATCTCACCTCTTTTCATTAATACATATAGAATAAGGGATACTGCCCCAAATGTCAATTGCTCTTCCAATCACATGCACGAAACACAGCGTTTCAACTCAGAAACTTATACCATTGATATGAAACACGAACCCAAAGCACCAAAATCTATTTACCAATTAATCGAAACCGTTTACATTAATAAGGCAAGCAAAACTAAAACAGACTAATCGCACATAATTTTTGGAGGTGCCATAATGGAACATAATAAGTTGAAACCTTTCCCAAAAGATTTTCTATGGGGATCAGCTTCTGCAGCGTACCAAGTAGAAGGTGCCTGGGATGAGGATGGTAAAGGACCATCTGTATGGGATGAATTTGTTCGTATTCCTGGAACAACATTCAAAGAAACAAACGGAGATGTAGCGGTGGATAATTACCATCGTTATAAAGAAGATGTCGCACTAATGGCTGAACAGGGCCTAAAAGCATATCGTTTCTCTGTCGCATGGAGTCGAGTTATCCCGCATGGTAACGGGGAAGTTAACGAAGCAGGACTTAAATTCTATGATAATTTGATTGATGAACTTCTTTCTTATGGAATTGAGCCAGTCGTTACACTTTACCACTGGGATATTCCGCAAGGGCTTCAAGACGAATATGGTGGATGGGAGTCGCGCAAAGTCGTAGAAGATTTCACTAACTACGCTGCCCTTCTATTCGAACGCTTTAACGGCCGAGTTAAATATTGGGTAACACTTAATGAACAAAACGTATTTATCTCACACGGCTACAAATTAGCGTATCACCCACCTGGCGTTTCTGACGACAAGCGTATGTTTGCGGCAAATCACAATGCGAACTTGGCGAATGCTTCTGCAATTGCTAAATTCCGCGAGCTAGGTACATCCGGAAAAATTGGCCCAAGTTTCGCTTACGGACCAAGTTACTCCATCGATGCCAACCCAGCAAACGTGTTAGCTTCTGAAAACTCTGAAGAATTCAATGCCCATTTCTGGATGGATGTTTACACATGGGGTGAATATCCGACTGCTACTTGGAACTGGCTGGAAGAGCACGGTCTTGCACCGGAAATCTTACCAGGCGATACGGAACTTCTAAAAAAAGGAAAACCTGATTTCATGGGAGTTAACTATTACCGCTCAATGACTCATGCATTTAATGGGAAAGACGGCGTTGGTTCTGGGAAAATGAATACAACTGGTGAAAAAGGCACTTCCGAGGAAACTGGTGTACCGGGGTTATACAAAAACACCAACAACCCATACTTAGAGAAAACGAATTGGGACTGGGACATTGATCCAACTGGCTTGCGCATTGGCTTACGTAGAATTACTAACCGCTATAAATTACCAATCATGATTACAGAAAATGGTCTTGGTGAGTATGATAGCTTGACGGAAGACCATAAAATCCATGATGAGTACCGAATTGAATACATTCGTGCGCATGCTCTAGCAATCCAAGAAGCAATCACGGACGGCGTAGAGATGCTCGGTTACTGCACTTGGAGCTTCACAGATTTACTAAGCTGGTTAAACGGCTACCAAAAACGTTACGGTTTCGTATATGTGGACCGCGACGAAAACGATGAAAAAGAATTAAAACGCTATAAAAAAGATAGTTTTTACTGGTATAAAAAGACCATCGAAGCAAACGGAGCTAATTTAGTAGAAGAACAGGGCAAATAAGCCTTGTTCTCTCTGCTTCAACCATTTTGGGAGGGAAATTTTAATGAAAAAAATATTACTTGTATGTGCGGCCGGAATGTCGACAAGCTTACTCGTTACTAAAATGAAAGCGCACGCAACCTCTATTGGGGAAGAAATTGAAATTGAAGCATTACCAGTATCAGAAGCTAGCAGCGTTGTGGACAAAATGGATATCGTAATGCTTGGACCTCAAGTCCGTTACCAAAAACCGCAAGTAGATGAACTTGTACAGGGTCGCATTCCTGTTATAGTTATCGATATGAAAGATTATGGTATGTTAAACGGGAAAGCCGTTCTTGAAAAAGCTTTCGCGGAGATTGGTTAAGGGAGATTCATTCAAAATAGGGAGGTTTTAAAATGAGTATAATGTCAAAATTTGAACACGGCATGGAACGTGTTTTAGTACCAGTTGCGAATAAATTGAACTCGCAGCGCCATATTGCAGCAATTCGTGATGCATTTATTTTAGTTTTCCCATTAATTATGGCTGGTTCAATTATCACTTTGATTAACTTCGCAGTATTATCACCAGATGGCTTTATTGCAAAAATCTTATTCCTAGGGAAAATTTTCCCTAATTTAGCCGATGCACAGGCTGTATTTTCGCCGGTAATGCAAGGTTCGACCAATATTATGGCCATTCTGATTGTATTCTTAGTCGCACGGAATCTCGCCATCTTCTTTAAACAGGATGATTTGCTCTGTGGACTGACCTCGATAGGTGCATTCTTTATCGTGTATACACCTTACACAGTAGTTGACAATGCATCTTACATGACAATTAAATTCTTAGGCGCACAAGGTCTTTTCGTTGCTATTATTGTAGCGATTATTACTGGGGAAGTATTTAGCCGTCTAGCTAGATCCCCTCGTTTAATGATCAAAATGCCTGACCAAGTACCACCAGCAGTTGCTCGTTCTTTTAAAGTATTAATCCCAGTTATCATCATCACTATTCTTTTCTCTGTAATTAACTACTTAATCACATTAATCGCTCCAGAAGGTTTAAACGACCTTGTTTACACAGTTATTCAAGCGCCACTTAAAGACATGGGAACTAACGTATTCTCTGTAATTATCATCGGGCTTGTTTCTAACTTACTTTGGGTACTTGGTATTCACGGACCTAACACTGTTGCGGCTATTCGTGACACCATCTTCACTGAACCAAACTTAGATAACTTATCTTACGTAGCACAACACGGTTCTGCTTGGGGAGCTCCATACCCAGCAACATGGGCTGGCCTAAATGACGGATTTGCAAACTACGGTGGATCTGGTATGACTCTAGGTTTACTGATTGCTATCTTTATCGCTTCTCGCCGTGCAGACTACCGCGATATCGCGAAACTTTCTCTTGCACCAGGGATTTTCAACATCAATGAACCAGTTATTTTCGGTTTACCAATCGTATTGAACCCAATTATGGTTATTCCTTTCATCATTACACCAGCAATCAATACATTAATTGGTTACTTCTTTATCTCAACAAAACTTATTCCACCTGTCGCCTATCAAGTGCCTTGGACAACTCCAGGACCACTGATTCCATTCCTTGGTACAGGAGGAAACTGGCTCGCGCTTCTGGTCGGCTTGCTCTGTCTAGCCGTCGCAACAGTCATTTATCTACCATTCGTACTTGTATCTAACAAAATTGCCGCGAGTGATGCTGCAATGGACAAAAATGCAACAGCCTCAACGGAACAATAGGATGTGACAAAATGAAAATTGCAGCTTTTGATATCGGTGGAACGGCCCTTAAAATGGGGGTCGTTTTGCCGCATGGTGAAATTATATTAACAAAATCAGCCGAAATCAGCGGTAGCGACGGCGACCAAATTTTAGCAGAAATGACATTATTTCTTACTGAAAATAAGGATGTAACCGGAATTGCAGTCAGCGCGCCTGGCTATGTGAACCCGAAAACCGGACTTATTACAATGGGCGGCGCTATCCGTAGATTTGATAACTTTAATTTGAAAGAATGGCTTGAAGCGGAAAACGGACTTCCTGTTGCCATTGAAAATGACGCCAATTGCGCCCTACTCGCCGAAAAATGGCTTGGTAAAGGACAAGATTTGGATGATTTTCTTTGTCTAACAATCGGAACTGGGATTGGCGGCGGTATTTTTTCTAATGGCGCATTAGTTCGTGGTGGTCGTTTCCGGGCTGGCGAGTTTGGTTATATGTTTAGCGAACGTCCGGGGGCTTTCCGTCCTGGCAAATATACGCTAAATGAGACAACCACAATGCTCGTTCTTCGTAGACAATATGCAGAACTTACCGGACGCCCTTTGGAAGACATTACTGGTGAAGAGATTTTTGCTACGTATGACGCGCATGATGCCGTGTCAGAACGTCTTATTAACGAGTTTTATACCGGGATTTGTACAGGTCTTTATAATTTAATTTACTTGTTCGATCCAACGCATATCTTTATTGGCGGCGGAATTACAAGTCGCCCTACTTTTATCACGGAGCTAAAACACCATATGGAGAGCTTTGGGCTGCGTGACACGATTATCGAAACAGCAACACATAAAAACCAAGCTGGCCTACTCGGCGCAGTGTATCACTTTTTACAGGAGGAAAATAGACATGAATGAAATGGAAACAGTAATCTTTGGGATGATTAGCCAAGTTGGTTCTGCGAGAAGCAGTTACTTAGAAGGACTTCGCGCGGCTCGTGAAGGCAATTTCGAGGAAGCGGAAGCAAAACTAAAAGAAGGTGGCGAAACACTCGCAAACGGGCACCACGAGCACCATAAGCTAATCCAAAAAGAAGCATCCGGTGAAAAAGTGGAAATCCAATTACTTCTAATCCATGCAGAAGACCTACTCATCACAACAGAAACATTAAGAGAAGTTGTCACTGAGTTCGTGCATGTATACAAAAAAATAAACTAAAGAAAAGCGTGTAGGCTCTGAAACCTACACGCTTTTCTATTCGTCTATTTGCTCTTGATTATAATTTTTCTTCGCCATCGCTTCCAGTAAAAAAAGTACTGGGATTTGCGTCGTAATATTCGTCTTATCAACCATTTCTTGCGTTACATAATACGGAATATTAACATCAGATAAGCCCGCAAGCGTATTGTGGCTCGTATTAGTAATACTTATAATCCGACTGCCATATTGTTGCATATTTTGCGCCTGTTCAAGCACCTGGTCCGTCTCGCCCGACACAGAAAGTATAATCATCACTGCTTTATTTTTAAATTGCTCCCCCGGGTTAGGATAAAATGGATCTTTAATGTAAAAAGTCCGCTTCTTCATATTGGAGAAAAAACGACTGCCATATTCTGCCAAAATCCCTGAAGTCCCAATTCCGAAAAACACGACTAAATCGGCTTCATTAATAATTTCCGCCGCCGCGTCTAACACATGATCATAATCACGGTTCATTGTTCGTTCAAAGAATTCCTCTAAAACTTCCACTGTATCCGCTGTTTTCTTCTTTACCTCACGAGTCGCTTCTTGTTTTAGCTTCACTTTAAATTCCGAAAAGCCTTCACAGCCTAATTTTCTTGTAAATCGAACAATCGAAGCCGGCGAGACGTGCGTCACTTCCGAAAGCTCGCGCACTCTCATAAACATAACTTTGTCCCGATTGTCCATTATGTAACGGTATAAATGATGCTCTGTCTCTGTAAATTGTCTAATCACTTCATACGAAAACATAAGTTTATTCACCTCATCTGTATCAGTATTTCCCGGGAAATAAAAACAGGCGACCCAACTCGCATTATGCAATCTAGGTCACCTGTCCGTATCCATCTTCTTATAAGGATGGAATATTTTTCTTTTTCTTCACATAGAAACGTAGGGCAATAATAATTGCACCACCAACTGTGTTAACAATCGGACTTAACGCTACATTGATATTTGGAGGAATAGTTACTTGTACAATCGTCATTACAAACATCCACACTGCAATGACTCCGACTGCTACTAATAAGTATTTTATCGTTCCACCTTTTTGCCCTGCACGCATGTTAGATGCGTATTTACGTAAGATAAGCATTGCAAAACCACCGACAACCGCAGTGATTAACAACACGATAATTCCCAAAGTCTGCGCATTTTTTTGGAAATAAGCACTAATTCCGGAAATCAGCATCATCGCTCCAAGTACAAGGAGTCCGCCGTCAAGTACTAGCCACCATTTGTCCGTATTTTGCTCCACTGTAGCAGCTTTCACATCTAAAGAAACAACATATTCTGTTGGTGTTAAATTAAATAATTTTCTCGCTGTTATGCCTTTTTTCTGTTCGGCTAAAATCTTTTCGCTCATTTCATAAACAATAATCTCTTGTTGTTCGGCGCCGTAATGAGTTTCTCGCAAATGTTTTTCTACTTCCATCACATATTGCAAGTTCCGCTTCGTTAAATTAGCTTTCAATTCAGCTAACTGCGGTTTAATC
The sequence above is drawn from the Listeria monocytogenes genome and encodes:
- the abc-f gene encoding ribosomal protection-like ABC-F family protein, producing MTIVAMNDVVKSFTGDIILEKVSLQLEEGERVGLIGRNGEGKSTILKILKGTEGVDSGIVTSKKGAKIGLLEQLSTVDPNIIVEQYLRTSFGELEDLEKELRALEGEMATNSSEKLMNRYGDKMALFGELGGYEMDANLNKVVNGLGIGLLLSQRWGDLSGGEKTKAALAHLLLQKTDLLLLDEPTNHLDLMAVEWLTAFLQHYSGTVLVVSHDRYFLDEVVGKMVELENRELIVYHTNFSGYLKEREERLLREFQDYKDQQKKIKKMQQAIKRLRQWAMQANPPNDAMFRRAKNMERALERMEKVKRPVLTQKQMQLQFDEAGRSGQEVVVMENLSKSFSEKAIVQDVSLQIRQGERVAIIGENGAGKSTLLKIMEGKVVPDGGMIKVGASVKIASLSQQMEELNEELTVLDAFRDKVAVTEGEARQMLAGFMFYGEMVFRKVGNISGGERMRLRLAQFINMPVNTLILDEPTNHLDIASREILEEAIRAFSGTIITVSHDRYFIDQLCSKVIWLENKQLTVYEGNYSYATSKRR
- a CDS encoding glycoside hydrolase family 1 protein; translation: MEHNKLKPFPKDFLWGSASAAYQVEGAWDEDGKGPSVWDEFVRIPGTTFKETNGDVAVDNYHRYKEDVALMAEQGLKAYRFSVAWSRVIPHGNGEVNEAGLKFYDNLIDELLSYGIEPVVTLYHWDIPQGLQDEYGGWESRKVVEDFTNYAALLFERFNGRVKYWVTLNEQNVFISHGYKLAYHPPGVSDDKRMFAANHNANLANASAIAKFRELGTSGKIGPSFAYGPSYSIDANPANVLASENSEEFNAHFWMDVYTWGEYPTATWNWLEEHGLAPEILPGDTELLKKGKPDFMGVNYYRSMTHAFNGKDGVGSGKMNTTGEKGTSEETGVPGLYKNTNNPYLEKTNWDWDIDPTGLRIGLRRITNRYKLPIMITENGLGEYDSLTEDHKIHDEYRIEYIRAHALAIQEAITDGVEMLGYCTWSFTDLLSWLNGYQKRYGFVYVDRDENDEKELKRYKKDSFYWYKKTIEANGANLVEEQGK
- a CDS encoding PTS sugar transporter subunit IIB is translated as MKKILLVCAAGMSTSLLVTKMKAHATSIGEEIEIEALPVSEASSVVDKMDIVMLGPQVRYQKPQVDELVQGRIPVIVIDMKDYGMLNGKAVLEKAFAEIG
- a CDS encoding PTS sugar transporter subunit IIC, giving the protein MSIMSKFEHGMERVLVPVANKLNSQRHIAAIRDAFILVFPLIMAGSIITLINFAVLSPDGFIAKILFLGKIFPNLADAQAVFSPVMQGSTNIMAILIVFLVARNLAIFFKQDDLLCGLTSIGAFFIVYTPYTVVDNASYMTIKFLGAQGLFVAIIVAIITGEVFSRLARSPRLMIKMPDQVPPAVARSFKVLIPVIIITILFSVINYLITLIAPEGLNDLVYTVIQAPLKDMGTNVFSVIIIGLVSNLLWVLGIHGPNTVAAIRDTIFTEPNLDNLSYVAQHGSAWGAPYPATWAGLNDGFANYGGSGMTLGLLIAIFIASRRADYRDIAKLSLAPGIFNINEPVIFGLPIVLNPIMVIPFIITPAINTLIGYFFISTKLIPPVAYQVPWTTPGPLIPFLGTGGNWLALLVGLLCLAVATVIYLPFVLVSNKIAASDAAMDKNATASTEQ
- the bglK gene encoding beta-glucoside kinase, whose product is MKIAAFDIGGTALKMGVVLPHGEIILTKSAEISGSDGDQILAEMTLFLTENKDVTGIAVSAPGYVNPKTGLITMGGAIRRFDNFNLKEWLEAENGLPVAIENDANCALLAEKWLGKGQDLDDFLCLTIGTGIGGGIFSNGALVRGGRFRAGEFGYMFSERPGAFRPGKYTLNETTTMLVLRRQYAELTGRPLEDITGEEIFATYDAHDAVSERLINEFYTGICTGLYNLIYLFDPTHIFIGGGITSRPTFITELKHHMESFGLRDTIIETATHKNQAGLLGAVYHFLQEENRHE
- a CDS encoding PTS lactose/cellobiose transporter subunit IIA, which gives rise to MNEMETVIFGMISQVGSARSSYLEGLRAAREGNFEEAEAKLKEGGETLANGHHEHHKLIQKEASGEKVEIQLLLIHAEDLLITTETLREVVTEFVHVYKKIN
- a CDS encoding MurR/RpiR family transcriptional regulator translates to MFSYEVIRQFTETEHHLYRYIMDNRDKVMFMRVRELSEVTHVSPASIVRFTRKLGCEGFSEFKVKLKQEATREVKKKTADTVEVLEEFFERTMNRDYDHVLDAAAEIINEADLVVFFGIGTSGILAEYGSRFFSNMKKRTFYIKDPFYPNPGEQFKNKAVMIILSVSGETDQVLEQAQNMQQYGSRIISITNTSHNTLAGLSDVNIPYYVTQEMVDKTNITTQIPVLFLLEAMAKKNYNQEQIDE
- a CDS encoding DUF1129 domain-containing protein gives rise to the protein MTTETETIKPQLAELKANLTKRNLQYVMEVEKHLRETHYGAEQQEIIVYEMSEKILAEQKKGITARKLFNLTPTEYVVSLDVKAATVEQNTDKWWLVLDGGLLVLGAMMLISGISAYFQKNAQTLGIIVLLITAVVGGFAMLILRKYASNMRAGQKGGTIKYLLVAVGVIAVWMFVMTIVQVTIPPNINVALSPIVNTVGGAIIIALRFYVKKKKNIPSL